A section of the Humulus lupulus chromosome 2, drHumLupu1.1, whole genome shotgun sequence genome encodes:
- the LOC133817808 gene encoding pentatricopeptide repeat-containing protein At3g02490, mitochondrial-like codes for MRLSWRLLLLRSRVGPGSRISVHHSYSQVPSFPNLESLRSLTSLIHTHSLHGSLSPSKPMICDNLVNHINPGISMFRNFSSEPKLEFKDSDHAVVLEIFSEPRSLEEIKNDLESNNIVLSHEFILWNLAKLESSPDVARRFFDWVSENEEKKLSSKSYNSMLRILGLNGFVSEFWGLVEVMKKKGYGISKGVRDIALEKCEGEGLAGDVEKLKGVFSSGSVDNSDEKICVRICRIIRNEVWGDNVEKQLKDLNITFSSDIVKMILENLNTEPMKALILFRWLDESELFKHDQQTYNAMARVLGREDCIDRLWKVLDEMRSFQFELEGVTFATVLGRFCKRKMFEEAVNFYEYAMSGSDKPSSHCEKFLLRKIVTAKQLDMSLFSRVLKVFTDNGNVLTDSTLDAVLKSLASVSRVGEYTNVLKAMEECGYVPSGHLQSKIVFQLNCIGKKDEAHAFLDNIEDSYKPDEKTWKTIIQGLCAVGDLKKASDCFQKMIVIEDAMSIGSTLDIIVVAYCKRNKAKQAYNLLTDLISENQVTPWHTTYQTLITNLLVQDGFGDALNILELMRNNGFPPFIDPLIEYVSKHGTGDDAIAFLKAMTSKRFPSTSAVLRLFEAFFKARRHNEAHNFLSKCPSFIRNDPDVLELFLSAKSKKDAPTTPAAA; via the coding sequence ATGAGGCTTTCATGGCGTCTGTTGCTTCTCCGATCTCGCGTCGGCCCGGGGTCTCGTATTTCCGTACACCACTCGTACTCTCAGGTACCATCTTTTCCCAACCTTGAGTCCCTTCGATCTCTCACTTCACTCATTCACACTCACTCGCTTCACGGTTCGCTTTCTCCTTCAAAACCCATGATTTGTGATAACTTAGTCAATCATATAAACCCTGGAATCTCTATGTTTCGGAATTTCTCATCCGAACCGAAGCTTGAATTTAAGGATTCGGATCACGCGGTTGTATTAGAAATTTTCTCCGAACCGAGGAGTTTGGAGGAGATTAAGAATGATTTAGAGTCAAACAACATTGTGCTTAGCCACGAGTTCATATTATGGAATTTGGCAAAGCTTGAATCTAGTCCTGATGTTGCCAGGAGGTTTTTTGATTGGGTTTCGGAGAATGAAGAAAAGAAATTGAGCTCCAAGTCTTATAACTCGATGTTGCGCATTCTGGGTCTGAATGGGTTTGTGAGTGAGTTTTGGGGCTTGGTTGAGGTTATGAAGAAAAAGGGGTATGGTATATCAAAGGGCGTACGTGATATAGCTTTGGAGAAATGTGAGGGGGAAGGATTGGCTGGGGACGTTGAGAAGTTGAAAGGGGTGTTTTCTTCAGGGTCGGTGGACAACTCGGATGAGAAGATTTGTGTGAGGATTTGTAGGATTATCAGAAATGAGGTATGGGGGGACAATGTTGAAAAACAATTGAAGGATTTGAACATAACGTTCTCTAGTGATATAGTTAAAATGATTCTAGAAAATCTAAATACAGAGCCAATGAAAGCCCTTATACTTTTTAGGTGGCTTGATGAGAGTGAATTGTTCAAGCATGATCAACAGACTTATAATGCTATGGCAAGGGTACTTGGAAGGGAAGATTGTATTGATAGGCTTTGGAAAGTACTTGATGAGATGCGGAGCTTTCAATTTGAATTAGAGGGGGTAACGTTTGCCACTGTTCTAGGGCGGTTTTGTAAGAGAAAAATGTTCGAGGAAGCTGTGAACTTTTATGAATATGCAATGTCTGGTTCGGATAAGCCTTCATCACATTGTGAAAAATTTCTGTTGAGGAAAATAGTCACGGCTAAGCAGTTGGATATGAGTTTGTTTTCCAGGGTTTTGAAGGTTTTTACAGACAATGGGAATGTGTTGACAGATTCTACCTTAGATGCAGTTCTCAAGTCTTTAGCTAGTGTTAGTAGAGTTGGAGAGTATACTAATGTTTTGAAAGCAATGGAGGAATGTGGATACGTACCCAGTGGTCATCTGCAGAGTAAAATTGTATTCCAGCTTAATTGTATTGGCAAAAAGGATGAAGCACATGCCTTTTTGGATAACATTGAAGATAGCTATAAACCAGATGAGAAGACATGGAAAACAATAATTCAGGGTCTTTGTGCAGTTGGAGATCTTAAGAAAGCTTCTGATTGTTTCCAGAAGATGATTGTAATCGAGGATGCTATGTCTATTGGTTCCACTCTTGATATAATTGTGGTTGCATATTGCAAAAGGAACAAGGCAAAACAGGCTTACAATCTTCTTACTGATCTGATCAGTGAAAATCAGGTAACGCCATGGCATACTACATACCAAACACTGATAACTAATCTGTTAGTCCAAGATGGGTTTGGAGACGCTTTGAATATCTTGGAGTTGATGAGAAATAATGGATTTCCACCTTTTATTGATCCACTTATCGAGTATGTCTCAAAGCATGGAACTGGAGATGATGCTATAGCTTTTTTGAAGGCAATGACTTCAAAGAGGTTCCCCTCTACCTCTGCGGTCCTTCGTTTATTTGAAGCCTTTTTCAAGGCTAGAAGGCATAATGAAGCTCATAATTTCCTTTCTAAATGCCCTAGTTTCATCCGTAATGACCCTGATGTTTTGGAACTATTTTTGTCTGCGAAGTCTAAGAAAGATGCTCCTACCACTCCTGCAGCTGCTTAA